The Synchiropus splendidus isolate RoL2022-P1 chromosome 11, RoL_Sspl_1.0, whole genome shotgun sequence genome contains a region encoding:
- the LOC128766967 gene encoding NLR family CARD domain-containing protein 3-like isoform X2 encodes MEEHPPRLEDQRSKEQHLEEPAGRGASALGHEGPHCESLRSDCSMDRLIDLKAGQETTGGGPDHRRTGVLNGVGLESHLGITLQDLKENIHSFVEQEVTNIWNVWIAPNTEREVHVVMGVECEEQRSNREALVNIIVSRLRTMTQDLLAERLRNRCCAGKCRRQLQKSLQKKVQRVFEGIPKVGNPAPLNQIYTELYITEGSTDQVNEEHEVRHVETVFRKPSRPERTIRQEDLFRSSAEGIRPRCVLTKGVAGIGKTLLTQKLTLDWAEDKAHQNFQLLFPFTFRELNLLSEKKLSLVELVHLFFPEAKVSGLSSIEGVQVLFILDGLDECRLPLDFNSRVLTAATESTSVDVLLTNLIRGKLLPSAQLWMTTRPAAANQIPPECVDMVTEVRGFTNLQKEEYFGKRFRDEEQTTIISHIRSSRSLHIMCHIPIFCWITATVLEDMLKSRESGVLPKTLTEMYIHFLVVQAKVKKLKYNGRAGTDAVWDPESRKMMGSLGKLAFEQLQRGNLIFYESDLTECDIDVEAASKYSGVFTQIFREERGLYQDKVYCFVHLSVQEFLAALHAHQTFSDHGVNLLGPKQTFQWLQYLGWKPPPSRFYLTAIEKALESQNGHLDLFLRFLLGLSLQQNQTLLRGLVAERHSWSKKYSAQLIKKKLNENASPERIINLFHCLNEVEDTSLVEEVQQQLWSGHLSSGQLSPAQWSALAFILLSSQDNLEVFDLNKYAASEEVLLRLLPVVKVSQKVRLRSCRLTRRSCPHLTSILSSPTSTLTMLDLSNNSLQDSGVKLLSRGLTSSHCQLKILRLRMCDLTDKSAPLVSSVLSSPSSMMQELDLSFNNLQDSGVDSLSAGLKSPDCCLETLRLQGCGLSMRSCGLLSVVFSSPSRLTELDLSENDLEDCGVSFLCVGLKSPHCHLETLRLSGCLISADGCPPLAKALRANPSHLRHLDLSYNDPGGPGLKALRAGLKREDWRLETLRLDHRGQELASSVPSTCPYL; translated from the exons ATGGAAGAGCATCCACCCCGACTGGAGGACCAGAG GTCCAAAGAGCAGCACCTGGAAGAACCTGCCGGACGTGGGGCTTCTGCTCTTGGCCATGAGGGACCCCACTGTGAGTCTCTGAGGAGCGActgctccatggacagactgatAGACCTTAAGGCAGGACAGGAGACCACAGGAGGAGG ACCGGACCACAGGAGAACAGGTGTATTAAATGGTGTTGGACTAGAGTCACACTTGGGCATTACACTTCAG GACCTCAAAGAGAACATCCACAGCTTTGTGGAGCAGGAGGTGACAAACATCTGGAATGTTTGGATCGCTCCCAACACAGAGAGGGAAGTGCATGTGGTGATGGGCGTGGAgtgtgaggagcagaggagcaaCAGAGAAGCACTCGTGAATATCATTGTGAGCCGCTTGAGGACAATGACGCAGGACCTCCTGGCTGAGCGTCTGAGGAACA GGTGTTGTGCTGGCAAGTGTCGACGTCAGTTACAGAAGAGTCTGCAGAAGAAGGTCCAGCGTGTGTTCGAGGGGATCCCCAAAGTGGGAAACCCTGCGCCTCTCAATCAGATCTACActgagctctacatcactgaggggagCACGGACCAGGTCAACGaagagcacgaggtccgacatgTTGAAACTGTGTTCAGGAAACCCAGCAGGCCTGAGAGAACCATCAGACAAGAGGACCTCTTCAGAAGCTCAGCTGAGGGCATCCGGCCGAGATGCGTGCTGACGAAGGgtgtggctggcattgggaagacccttcTGAcccagaagctgactctggactgggctgaagacaaagcccaccagaacttccagctcctgtttcctttcaccttcagagagctgaacctgctgagcgagaagaagttgagtttggtggaactcgttcatctcttctttcctgagGCCAAAgtctcaggactcagcagcattgaaggagtccaggttctgttcatcttggacggtctggacgagtgtcgactccctctggacttcaacagtcgggtcctgacagcagctacagagtccacctcagtagacgtcctgctgactaacctcatcagggggaagctgctgccctcagctcagctctggatgaccacacgacctgcagcagccaatcagatccctccagagtgtgtggacatggtgacagaggtcagagggttcactaacctccagaaggaggagtacttcgggaagaggttcagagatgaggagcagaccaccatcatctctcacatcaggagctcacgaagcctccacatcatgtgtcacatccccatcttctgctggatcactgccacagttctggaggacatgttgaagagcagagagagcggagtgctgcccaagaccctgactgagatgtacatccacttcctggtggttcaggccaaagtcaagaagctcaagtacaATGGAAGAGCTGGGACTGACGcggtttgggatcctgagagcaggaagatgatggggtctctgggaaaactggcttttgagcagctgcagaggggaaacttgatcttctatgaatcagacctcacagagtgtgacATCGATGTAGAAGCTGCATCCAAATattcaggagtcttcacacagatcttcagagaggagagaggactgtaccaggacaaggtctacTGCTTTGTACATCTCAGCgtgcaggagtttctggctgctcttcatgccCACCAGACCTTCTCTGACCATGGAGTCAACCTGCTGGGCCCAAAACAAACATTCCAATGGCTCCAGTACTTAGGATGGAAACCTCCACCTTCCCGGTTCTACCTGACAGCCATAGAAAAGGCTCTCGAAAGTCAGAATGGGcacctggacttgttcctgcgcttcctcctgGGCCTCTCTCTGCAGCAGAACCAAACCCTCCTGAGAGGCTTGGTGGCTGAACGTCACTCATGGTCCAAAAAGTACTCAGCtcagctcatcaagaagaagttGAACGAGAACGCGTccccagagagaatcatcaatctctTCCACTGTCTGAATGAAGTGGAGGACACGTCTCTCGTGGAGGAGGTCCAACAGCAGTTGTGGTCAGGTCATCTATCCTCAGGTCAGCTGTCACCTGCCCAGTGGTCAGctctggccttcatcttactgagCTCACAGGACAACCTGGAGGTGTTTGACCTCAACAAGTACGCTGCTTCAGAGGAGGTTCTTCTGCGGCTGCTGCCCGTGGTCAAAGTGTCCCAGAAAGTCAG GCTTAGGAGCTGCCGGTTGACGAGGAGGAGTTGTCCCCATCTGACCTCCATCCTCAGCTCGCCCACCTCAACACTGACCATGCTAGACCTGAGCAACAACAGCCTGCAGGACTCAGGTGTGAAGCTGCTGAGTAGAGGGTTGACCAGTTCACACTGTCAGCTGAAGATTCTCAG GTTAAGAATGTGTGACCTGACGGACAAAAGCGCACCTCTGGTGTCCTCGGTTCTGAGCTCGCCCTCATCCATGATGCaagaactggacctgagcttcaacAATCTGCAGGACTCAGGAGTCGACTCTCTGTccgctggactgaagagtccagacTGTtgcctggagactctcag GCTCCAAGGCTGCGGGCTGTCCATGAGAAGTTGTGGACTTCTTTCCGTCGTCTTCAGCTCTCCATCAAGGCTGACAGAACTGGATCTGAGTGAGAATGACCTGGAGGATTGTGGGGTGTCCTTCCTGTGTGTTGGACTAAAGAGTcctcactgtcacctggagacccTCAG GCTGTCGGGGTGTCTGATCTCAGCAGACGGCTGTCCACCTCTGGCCAAAGCCCTGCGTGCcaacccctcccatctgaggCATCTGGACCTCAGCTACAATGACCCAGGAGGCCCCGGGTTGAAGGCGCTGCGGGCCGGTCTCAAGAGAGaagactggaggctggaaaCACTCAG gttGGACCACAGAGGCCAGGAACTAGCATCATCAGTGCCGAGCACTT GCCCATATCTCTGA
- the LOC128766967 gene encoding NACHT, LRR and PYD domains-containing protein 12-like isoform X1 — translation MEEHPPRLEDQRSKEQHLEEPAGRGASALGHEGPHCESLRSDCSMDRLIDLKAGQETTGGGPDHRRTGVLNGVGLESHLGITLQDLKENIHSFVEQEVTNIWNVWIAPNTEREVHVVMGVECEEQRSNREALVNIIVSRLRTMTQDLLAERLRNRCCAGKCRRQLQKSLQKKVQRVFEGIPKVGNPAPLNQIYTELYITEGSTDQVNEEHEVRHVETVFRKPSRPERTIRQEDLFRSSAEGIRPRCVLTKGVAGIGKTLLTQKLTLDWAEDKAHQNFQLLFPFTFRELNLLSEKKLSLVELVHLFFPEAKVSGLSSIEGVQVLFILDGLDECRLPLDFNSRVLTAATESTSVDVLLTNLIRGKLLPSAQLWMTTRPAAANQIPPECVDMVTEVRGFTNLQKEEYFGKRFRDEEQTTIISHIRSSRSLHIMCHIPIFCWITATVLEDMLKSRESGVLPKTLTEMYIHFLVVQAKVKKLKYNGRAGTDAVWDPESRKMMGSLGKLAFEQLQRGNLIFYESDLTECDIDVEAASKYSGVFTQIFREERGLYQDKVYCFVHLSVQEFLAALHAHQTFSDHGVNLLGPKQTFQWLQYLGWKPPPSRFYLTAIEKALESQNGHLDLFLRFLLGLSLQQNQTLLRGLVAERHSWSKKYSAQLIKKKLNENASPERIINLFHCLNEVEDTSLVEEVQQQLWSGHLSSGQLSPAQWSALAFILLSSQDNLEVFDLNKYAASEEVLLRLLPVVKVSQKVRLRSCRLTRRSCPHLTSILSSPTSTLTMLDLSNNSLQDSGVKLLSRGLTSSHCQLKILRLRMCDLTDKSAPLVSSVLSSPSSMMQELDLSFNNLQDSGVDSLSAGLKSPDCCLETLRLQGCGLSMRSCGLLSVVFSSPSRLTELDLSENDLEDCGVSFLCVGLKSPHCHLETLRLSGCLISADGCPPLAKALRANPSHLRHLDLSYNDPGGPGLKALRAGLKREDWRLETLRYLVQMLLIAATMISSSSSCSRLDHRGQELASSVPSTCPYL, via the exons ATGGAAGAGCATCCACCCCGACTGGAGGACCAGAG GTCCAAAGAGCAGCACCTGGAAGAACCTGCCGGACGTGGGGCTTCTGCTCTTGGCCATGAGGGACCCCACTGTGAGTCTCTGAGGAGCGActgctccatggacagactgatAGACCTTAAGGCAGGACAGGAGACCACAGGAGGAGG ACCGGACCACAGGAGAACAGGTGTATTAAATGGTGTTGGACTAGAGTCACACTTGGGCATTACACTTCAG GACCTCAAAGAGAACATCCACAGCTTTGTGGAGCAGGAGGTGACAAACATCTGGAATGTTTGGATCGCTCCCAACACAGAGAGGGAAGTGCATGTGGTGATGGGCGTGGAgtgtgaggagcagaggagcaaCAGAGAAGCACTCGTGAATATCATTGTGAGCCGCTTGAGGACAATGACGCAGGACCTCCTGGCTGAGCGTCTGAGGAACA GGTGTTGTGCTGGCAAGTGTCGACGTCAGTTACAGAAGAGTCTGCAGAAGAAGGTCCAGCGTGTGTTCGAGGGGATCCCCAAAGTGGGAAACCCTGCGCCTCTCAATCAGATCTACActgagctctacatcactgaggggagCACGGACCAGGTCAACGaagagcacgaggtccgacatgTTGAAACTGTGTTCAGGAAACCCAGCAGGCCTGAGAGAACCATCAGACAAGAGGACCTCTTCAGAAGCTCAGCTGAGGGCATCCGGCCGAGATGCGTGCTGACGAAGGgtgtggctggcattgggaagacccttcTGAcccagaagctgactctggactgggctgaagacaaagcccaccagaacttccagctcctgtttcctttcaccttcagagagctgaacctgctgagcgagaagaagttgagtttggtggaactcgttcatctcttctttcctgagGCCAAAgtctcaggactcagcagcattgaaggagtccaggttctgttcatcttggacggtctggacgagtgtcgactccctctggacttcaacagtcgggtcctgacagcagctacagagtccacctcagtagacgtcctgctgactaacctcatcagggggaagctgctgccctcagctcagctctggatgaccacacgacctgcagcagccaatcagatccctccagagtgtgtggacatggtgacagaggtcagagggttcactaacctccagaaggaggagtacttcgggaagaggttcagagatgaggagcagaccaccatcatctctcacatcaggagctcacgaagcctccacatcatgtgtcacatccccatcttctgctggatcactgccacagttctggaggacatgttgaagagcagagagagcggagtgctgcccaagaccctgactgagatgtacatccacttcctggtggttcaggccaaagtcaagaagctcaagtacaATGGAAGAGCTGGGACTGACGcggtttgggatcctgagagcaggaagatgatggggtctctgggaaaactggcttttgagcagctgcagaggggaaacttgatcttctatgaatcagacctcacagagtgtgacATCGATGTAGAAGCTGCATCCAAATattcaggagtcttcacacagatcttcagagaggagagaggactgtaccaggacaaggtctacTGCTTTGTACATCTCAGCgtgcaggagtttctggctgctcttcatgccCACCAGACCTTCTCTGACCATGGAGTCAACCTGCTGGGCCCAAAACAAACATTCCAATGGCTCCAGTACTTAGGATGGAAACCTCCACCTTCCCGGTTCTACCTGACAGCCATAGAAAAGGCTCTCGAAAGTCAGAATGGGcacctggacttgttcctgcgcttcctcctgGGCCTCTCTCTGCAGCAGAACCAAACCCTCCTGAGAGGCTTGGTGGCTGAACGTCACTCATGGTCCAAAAAGTACTCAGCtcagctcatcaagaagaagttGAACGAGAACGCGTccccagagagaatcatcaatctctTCCACTGTCTGAATGAAGTGGAGGACACGTCTCTCGTGGAGGAGGTCCAACAGCAGTTGTGGTCAGGTCATCTATCCTCAGGTCAGCTGTCACCTGCCCAGTGGTCAGctctggccttcatcttactgagCTCACAGGACAACCTGGAGGTGTTTGACCTCAACAAGTACGCTGCTTCAGAGGAGGTTCTTCTGCGGCTGCTGCCCGTGGTCAAAGTGTCCCAGAAAGTCAG GCTTAGGAGCTGCCGGTTGACGAGGAGGAGTTGTCCCCATCTGACCTCCATCCTCAGCTCGCCCACCTCAACACTGACCATGCTAGACCTGAGCAACAACAGCCTGCAGGACTCAGGTGTGAAGCTGCTGAGTAGAGGGTTGACCAGTTCACACTGTCAGCTGAAGATTCTCAG GTTAAGAATGTGTGACCTGACGGACAAAAGCGCACCTCTGGTGTCCTCGGTTCTGAGCTCGCCCTCATCCATGATGCaagaactggacctgagcttcaacAATCTGCAGGACTCAGGAGTCGACTCTCTGTccgctggactgaagagtccagacTGTtgcctggagactctcag GCTCCAAGGCTGCGGGCTGTCCATGAGAAGTTGTGGACTTCTTTCCGTCGTCTTCAGCTCTCCATCAAGGCTGACAGAACTGGATCTGAGTGAGAATGACCTGGAGGATTGTGGGGTGTCCTTCCTGTGTGTTGGACTAAAGAGTcctcactgtcacctggagacccTCAG GCTGTCGGGGTGTCTGATCTCAGCAGACGGCTGTCCACCTCTGGCCAAAGCCCTGCGTGCcaacccctcccatctgaggCATCTGGACCTCAGCTACAATGACCCAGGAGGCCCCGGGTTGAAGGCGCTGCGGGCCGGTCTCAAGAGAGaagactggaggctggaaaCACTCAGGTACCTTGTTCAGATGCTTCTCATCGCAGCAACAatgatctcctcctcctcctcctgctccaggttGGACCACAGAGGCCAGGAACTAGCATCATCAGTGCCGAGCACTT GCCCATATCTCTGA
- the LOC128766967 gene encoding NACHT, LRR and PYD domains-containing protein 12-like isoform X3 translates to MGVECEEQRSNREALVNIIVSRLRTMTQDLLAERLRNRCCAGKCRRQLQKSLQKKVQRVFEGIPKVGNPAPLNQIYTELYITEGSTDQVNEEHEVRHVETVFRKPSRPERTIRQEDLFRSSAEGIRPRCVLTKGVAGIGKTLLTQKLTLDWAEDKAHQNFQLLFPFTFRELNLLSEKKLSLVELVHLFFPEAKVSGLSSIEGVQVLFILDGLDECRLPLDFNSRVLTAATESTSVDVLLTNLIRGKLLPSAQLWMTTRPAAANQIPPECVDMVTEVRGFTNLQKEEYFGKRFRDEEQTTIISHIRSSRSLHIMCHIPIFCWITATVLEDMLKSRESGVLPKTLTEMYIHFLVVQAKVKKLKYNGRAGTDAVWDPESRKMMGSLGKLAFEQLQRGNLIFYESDLTECDIDVEAASKYSGVFTQIFREERGLYQDKVYCFVHLSVQEFLAALHAHQTFSDHGVNLLGPKQTFQWLQYLGWKPPPSRFYLTAIEKALESQNGHLDLFLRFLLGLSLQQNQTLLRGLVAERHSWSKKYSAQLIKKKLNENASPERIINLFHCLNEVEDTSLVEEVQQQLWSGHLSSGQLSPAQWSALAFILLSSQDNLEVFDLNKYAASEEVLLRLLPVVKVSQKVRLRSCRLTRRSCPHLTSILSSPTSTLTMLDLSNNSLQDSGVKLLSRGLTSSHCQLKILRLRMCDLTDKSAPLVSSVLSSPSSMMQELDLSFNNLQDSGVDSLSAGLKSPDCCLETLRLQGCGLSMRSCGLLSVVFSSPSRLTELDLSENDLEDCGVSFLCVGLKSPHCHLETLRLSGCLISADGCPPLAKALRANPSHLRHLDLSYNDPGGPGLKALRAGLKREDWRLETLRYLVQMLLIAATMISSSSSCSRLDHRGQELASSVPSTCPYL, encoded by the exons ATGGGCGTGGAgtgtgaggagcagaggagcaaCAGAGAAGCACTCGTGAATATCATTGTGAGCCGCTTGAGGACAATGACGCAGGACCTCCTGGCTGAGCGTCTGAGGAACA GGTGTTGTGCTGGCAAGTGTCGACGTCAGTTACAGAAGAGTCTGCAGAAGAAGGTCCAGCGTGTGTTCGAGGGGATCCCCAAAGTGGGAAACCCTGCGCCTCTCAATCAGATCTACActgagctctacatcactgaggggagCACGGACCAGGTCAACGaagagcacgaggtccgacatgTTGAAACTGTGTTCAGGAAACCCAGCAGGCCTGAGAGAACCATCAGACAAGAGGACCTCTTCAGAAGCTCAGCTGAGGGCATCCGGCCGAGATGCGTGCTGACGAAGGgtgtggctggcattgggaagacccttcTGAcccagaagctgactctggactgggctgaagacaaagcccaccagaacttccagctcctgtttcctttcaccttcagagagctgaacctgctgagcgagaagaagttgagtttggtggaactcgttcatctcttctttcctgagGCCAAAgtctcaggactcagcagcattgaaggagtccaggttctgttcatcttggacggtctggacgagtgtcgactccctctggacttcaacagtcgggtcctgacagcagctacagagtccacctcagtagacgtcctgctgactaacctcatcagggggaagctgctgccctcagctcagctctggatgaccacacgacctgcagcagccaatcagatccctccagagtgtgtggacatggtgacagaggtcagagggttcactaacctccagaaggaggagtacttcgggaagaggttcagagatgaggagcagaccaccatcatctctcacatcaggagctcacgaagcctccacatcatgtgtcacatccccatcttctgctggatcactgccacagttctggaggacatgttgaagagcagagagagcggagtgctgcccaagaccctgactgagatgtacatccacttcctggtggttcaggccaaagtcaagaagctcaagtacaATGGAAGAGCTGGGACTGACGcggtttgggatcctgagagcaggaagatgatggggtctctgggaaaactggcttttgagcagctgcagaggggaaacttgatcttctatgaatcagacctcacagagtgtgacATCGATGTAGAAGCTGCATCCAAATattcaggagtcttcacacagatcttcagagaggagagaggactgtaccaggacaaggtctacTGCTTTGTACATCTCAGCgtgcaggagtttctggctgctcttcatgccCACCAGACCTTCTCTGACCATGGAGTCAACCTGCTGGGCCCAAAACAAACATTCCAATGGCTCCAGTACTTAGGATGGAAACCTCCACCTTCCCGGTTCTACCTGACAGCCATAGAAAAGGCTCTCGAAAGTCAGAATGGGcacctggacttgttcctgcgcttcctcctgGGCCTCTCTCTGCAGCAGAACCAAACCCTCCTGAGAGGCTTGGTGGCTGAACGTCACTCATGGTCCAAAAAGTACTCAGCtcagctcatcaagaagaagttGAACGAGAACGCGTccccagagagaatcatcaatctctTCCACTGTCTGAATGAAGTGGAGGACACGTCTCTCGTGGAGGAGGTCCAACAGCAGTTGTGGTCAGGTCATCTATCCTCAGGTCAGCTGTCACCTGCCCAGTGGTCAGctctggccttcatcttactgagCTCACAGGACAACCTGGAGGTGTTTGACCTCAACAAGTACGCTGCTTCAGAGGAGGTTCTTCTGCGGCTGCTGCCCGTGGTCAAAGTGTCCCAGAAAGTCAG GCTTAGGAGCTGCCGGTTGACGAGGAGGAGTTGTCCCCATCTGACCTCCATCCTCAGCTCGCCCACCTCAACACTGACCATGCTAGACCTGAGCAACAACAGCCTGCAGGACTCAGGTGTGAAGCTGCTGAGTAGAGGGTTGACCAGTTCACACTGTCAGCTGAAGATTCTCAG GTTAAGAATGTGTGACCTGACGGACAAAAGCGCACCTCTGGTGTCCTCGGTTCTGAGCTCGCCCTCATCCATGATGCaagaactggacctgagcttcaacAATCTGCAGGACTCAGGAGTCGACTCTCTGTccgctggactgaagagtccagacTGTtgcctggagactctcag GCTCCAAGGCTGCGGGCTGTCCATGAGAAGTTGTGGACTTCTTTCCGTCGTCTTCAGCTCTCCATCAAGGCTGACAGAACTGGATCTGAGTGAGAATGACCTGGAGGATTGTGGGGTGTCCTTCCTGTGTGTTGGACTAAAGAGTcctcactgtcacctggagacccTCAG GCTGTCGGGGTGTCTGATCTCAGCAGACGGCTGTCCACCTCTGGCCAAAGCCCTGCGTGCcaacccctcccatctgaggCATCTGGACCTCAGCTACAATGACCCAGGAGGCCCCGGGTTGAAGGCGCTGCGGGCCGGTCTCAAGAGAGaagactggaggctggaaaCACTCAGGTACCTTGTTCAGATGCTTCTCATCGCAGCAACAatgatctcctcctcctcctcctgctccaggttGGACCACAGAGGCCAGGAACTAGCATCATCAGTGCCGAGCACTT GCCCATATCTCTGA